Proteins from a genomic interval of Phocoena phocoena chromosome 20, mPhoPho1.1, whole genome shotgun sequence:
- the PTGIR gene encoding prostacyclin receptor, whose amino-acid sequence MADSCQNLTYVRDSVGPATSALMFVAGVVGNGLALGILGARRRSRPSAFAVLVTGLAVTDLLGTCFLSPVVFAAYARNSSLLGLARGRPALCDAFAFAMTFFGLASTLILFAMAVERCLALSHPYLYARLDGPRRARLALPAIYAFCAVFCSLPLLGLGQHQQYCPGSWCFIRMRSAELGGCAFSLAYASLVALLVAAIFLCNGSVTLSLCRMYRQQRRHHGSLVPSPRAGEDEVDHLILLALMTGIMAVCSLPLTIHGFTQAIAPDSSEMGDLLAFRFNAFNPILDPWVFILFRKAVFQQLKLWFCCLCLRPGQGDLQTSLSQRASGRKGSRAPTSLGGKDGSWVHSSAWGEGQGAPLPVLQPSSSTVGTPSKVGSETACSLC is encoded by the exons ATGGCGGATTCGTGCCAGAACCTCACGTACGTGCGGGACTCGGTGGGCCCGGCCACCAGCGCCCTGATGTTCGTGGCGGGCGTGGTGGGCAACGGGCTGGCGCTGGGCATCTTGGGGGCGCGGCGACGGTCACGCCCCTCGGCCTTCGCGGTGCTGGTCACCGGGCTGGCGGTCACCGACCTGCTGGGCACGTGCTTCCTGAGTCCAGTGGTGTTCGCGGCCTACGCCCGCAACAGCTCGCTGCTGGGCCTGGCCCGGGGCCGCCCGGCGCTGTGCGATGCCTTCGCCTTCGCCATGACCTTCTTCGGCCTGGCCTCCACGCTCATCCTCTTCGCCATGGCCGTGGAGCGCTGCCTGGCGCTCAGCCACCCCTACCTCTACGCCCGGCTGGACGGGCCGCGCCGCGCCCGCCTGGCGCTGCCCGCCATCTACGCCTTCTGCGCCGTCTTCTGCTCGCTGCCCCTGCTGGGCCTGGGCCAACACCAGCAGTACTGCCCGGGCAGCTGGTGCTTCATCCGCATGCGCTCGGCCGAGCTGGGCGGCTGCGCATTCTCGCTGGCCTACGCCAGCCTCGTGGCCCTGCTGGTGGCCGCCATCTTCCTCTGCAACGGCTCGGTCACCCTCAGCCTCTGCCGCATGTACCGCCAGCAGAGGCGCCACCACGGCTCGCTGGTCCCCAGCCCCCGGGCGGGCGAAGACGAGGTTGACCACCTGATTCTGCTGGCCCTCATGACGGGCATCATGGCCGTGTGCTCCCTGCCTCTCACG ATCCACGGCTTCACCCAGGCCATCGCCCCGGACAGCAGTGAGATGGGGGACCTCCTCGCTTTCCGTTTCAATGCCTTCAACCCCATCCTGGATCCCTGGGTCTTCATCCTTTTCCGCAAGGCCGTCTTCCAGCAGCTCAAGCTCTGGTTCTGTTGCCTGTGCCTGAGGCCTGGCCAGGGCGACTTGCAGACGTCCCTCTCCCAGCGGGCCTCGGGGAGGAAGGGCTCAAGGGCCCCCACTTCTCTCGGGGGGAAGGATGGGAGCTGGGTGCATTCGTCAGCCTGGGGCGAGGGGCAGGGGGCACCCTTGCCTGTCCTACAGCCATCCAGCAGCACCGTGGGAACACCGTCCAAAGTGGGGTCCGAGACAGCCTGCTCCCTCTGCTGA
- the CALM3 gene encoding calmodulin-3 translates to MADQLTEEQIAEFKEAFSLFDKDGDGTITTKELGTVMRSLGQNPTEAELQDMINEVDADGNGTIDFPEFLTMMARKMKDTDSEEEIREAFRVFDKDGNGYISAAELRHVMTNLGEKLTDEEVDEMIREADIDGDGQVNYEEFVQMMTAK, encoded by the exons ATG GCTGACCAGCTGACTGAGGAGCAGATCGCAG AATTCAAGGAGGCCTTCTCCCTCTTTGACAAGGATGGAGATGGTACCATCACCACCAAGGAGTTGGGGACAGTGATGAGATCCCTGGGACAGAACCCCACTGAAGCCGAGCTGCAGGATATGATCAATGAGGTGGACGCAGATG GGAACGGGACCATTGACTTCCCGGAGTTCCTGACCATGATGGCCAGAAAGATGAAGGATACAGACAGCGAGGAGGAGATCCGAGAGGCCTTCCGTGTCTTTGACAAG GATGGCAATGGCTACATCAGCGCCGCAGAGCTGCGCCACGTCATGACGAACCTGGGTGAGAAGCTGACCGATGAGGAAGTGGATGAGATGATCAGAGAGGCTGACATCGACGGAGACGGCCAGGTCAATTACGAAG AGTTTGTACAGATGATGACTGCAAAGTGA